The sequence GTTGCGCGATGGCGTTTCATCCTGTGTAAGTGTTGATGGCTACTCTTTTTACCCAGTCGCTTTGCACCCATGTAAAGATTGGGGAACAAAATGTAAAATAGCTTTTACATAAAATAGTAACAGGGGCTAAAATGTAAAAGCCTGAGTGGTTGCTACTTGCCCATGAAAGATGTCATTGCACAAAACTTAATCCGATATCGTAAAGGACAATGCCTGTCCCAAGAACAGTTAGCCGAACAAGTCGGTATAAATCGCCAAGCGATTAATAACTACGAAGAAGCAAAAACCTTATAAAAAGCAAACGGGACAAACTTTAACTCAGGACATTGAACTGGAACTGAAACTACAAGCAGAAGATTTTCCCCTCAATCAGCGCTATTCCAGCTTAGTTTGGCAAGCACTAGAACAAGAGAAAATATCAGAGTCGAAGGCTGCAGAATTGCTGGAAATGACGATTGAACGGCTACGGCTCATCAACTAGCAAAAACGTTTGATCGCTTGTGGACGACCAGAGAAGCTTATACTGACCCAGGTGCTGATTATTCCGAACAACAATATCGAGAACGAATAGTTAATAATCTCAAGAAAAAGGCACTTGATTTAGGTTTTGAATTAGTGGCTCAACCCCAGTAACAAATGATGTTTCTTGATAGAGGGATATTACCTAGATTTACTTTTGAGCCTCAACGATAAGTAGGGAGTAGAAAGGCCAATATATCGTTGGTTAATGACACTAACTGCATTGAGTAGGTTAGCTAATTCAATTAACTCATCTACCCAGTCACCGTTTAAGAACTCGCTTTCCCATTCTTGTAAGTTTGGTTCAGTCATAATACTGTCAGCTCTTATGGTTCAAATCAGGAGACTATCGTTAAATTTGCGATCAGAAACTCTCCCACTTTTTAGTTTTAAAGTGAATATATTTAAATATTGATTGTGATCATTATCTTAGTCAAGTCTCTTCCGATATTACTACAGTTTTTTGGTTACAGTTATGACTTAAATCACTTAAAAAATATTACTTAAATAGCAGAGAAGCGCAGTTCTCTTCCTGAAGGCCTTGACGGCTAATCAGAAATAGCTGCTGTGTAGAATTTTTGCATGTCCTGTGCAAATTCAGTACGCGAATTAGACCAAATGTAGAACATATGACCTCCACCGTAATGACGAACTTGCAAGTTAGCTGCCATCTGTTGGTTGAGTTTCATGTGTTGAACAATGCGATTAGAAGCCTGAAAGGGAGTGACTAAATCGTAATAACCGTGAGCAATATACACCTTTAGATGGGGGTTAAGAGCCAGACCGTAGCGTAATTCGTCAGTTGCACCAATTTGACTTTCGAGAGCGTGGCGCTCCGAGTCTACCTTCCAAGTGCGATTGATATCAAGGCTCAGAAGATAGTAAGGACGCTCTGTTTTCACACCTAAAATTTCCCGTAGGAGACTATTCGCGGCTCCATTAAAGATGCGTTGGATCCCAAATAAAGTCGGGTCAGGTCCTTCAAAGCATTCTCGATCCGGATAGGGGTCGGTTGCAGTGATAGTTGCATCGTAAAGTCCGCAGACTTGGCGGCGATCGCGCAATAAATGACGGACAAACACGGACTGAGTAATGCGTCCTTGGGCGGTTGAGATTAAATCAGGAGGCAACCCTAACATATCTGCCATTACTTGTAACAAAGACTTGCGTTCGGCTTCTGGCATCGCTGTTCCTTGAATCAGTAAACGCACCAAGTCATTGTTGGCAAACTGTACCGCTTCTGAAATGACCTCATCCCGTGGTGTATCGGCAGCAAACTTGCGACTGACCTTATGGAAAGCGGCTGCTGCTGCCATAGCAGGAAATGTATCGAGCCAAGCGAGTAAATCATAATCCGAGGGATCCAAACTTTGGAATTCTAGCGCCGGTGAAACCAGGATTGCCCCATTGAGACCAATTCCATAGCTTTCTTGAAGGAGCTTTGTCAGTCTAGCAACCCGAAATCCACCATAACTTTCGCCAACAATGAAGATTGGACTCTGCCAACGATTATTTTGAGAGAGGAAGCGTTGCATCATCTCAGCAAGCGAGTCTAAATCACGTTGGAGGGCGTAGAATTCCTTATTTTCACTGTCGCTGTCGGATTGACTCGTACTCTTCTCAGGTGATTTGTCCTTACTTGTCCCTTGGTCTTGCTGATCAATGGTACGGCTAAAGCCCGTTCCAACCGGATCAACAAATACCAAATCCGTAAAAGGAAGCCAACTCTCAGGGTTTTCCACCAATTTCGCCGGTGGCGCCGGTGGAGAACCATCATCGTTAAACGCTGCCCGCCAAGGTCCGATCGCGCCCAAGTGCAAGAAGGCTGCTGCCGCACCCGGTCCCCCATTAAAAGCAAAAGTTAGGGGTCGCTCTTGTGGCTTGGCATTACGGGCAAGATAGGCAACATGGAAAACTTCTGCAATCGGTTGATCACGCTTGCGCAAGACCGTCCATTCGGCTCGGACTGTGTAAGGAATTTCGGCACCGCTTGCGTCTTGAAAGACTTGCTCGCTGACAGCCCCCGCAGGCGGTTGGTAATCTTTGTTATCCGGTTGAGAAGACGATGAATCAGTCATAATCAATTGAAGGTACAGCTTGGTTCAGTTAATCAACAAAATTCACTCCCATCATAAGAGATGAGCTAACAACTAACCGATTTTGACCTTTTTTGAGGTCTTTTACTCCACAGGAACTGAGAAATTAAGAGATGTTTTTCCCAGAAATCTGATTATTTCCATCAAGGATTCATGTTAAAAACGCAACAAAAATTAAGTGATATAATTTAGCGATTGAGACAATACTCAAGATCATTGAATGCAATGGGAATTGCCTCCTGGAACCACTCTTCCCTCACCTGCCGTACTGATGGCTCAGAGATAAATCTGTTGATCGTTGCCAGCCACTGGGGGTCATCATTGGGCAAAATCAATCCGTAGAAATCACAAGTCAGAGGTTGTTTCGGTTGCAACTGATAATCTTGAATCGATAAATCCTGTTGGACAATTTCTCCGAGGGTGAGCAGACTATCATTAGCAAAGGCATCAATCTCTCCTTCCACAACGGCATTGATTGCCTCAGTTTGTCCTTGGACTCCTTTAAAGTAGACTAAATTGGCTTGCGGATAAGTATTTTCCATAAATTCCGCCGTCGTGGTTTTCTCTAAAACCCCGATTTGGAGATTTTCCAGAGTGAAACTGGGATTGATTTCATCTGCGCGATCGCGCTGGCTGAATAAACGAGTGCCTGTAGTCAAAATTGGATTGGAGAAGGTAATCCCTTCAATATCTTGACGGATGGTGTTGGGACCGCATTCGAGATGAACCGTCCCGTTTTGAACCAGGGAAAAGCGGTTATCCAAGGTTGAAGGTAACTCCGCTAACTCGATTCTGAGATTAGCACCGATTTGACTGCTGAGATGGTTTTGTAAGGCAACCGCTAAATCGGTGCAGTAACCCCTCCACTGCTTTTGGCGGTTAATGTAACCGAACAAGGGGACATCACGACGCATTGCCACTGTTAGCACTTTAGTGCGTTGAATTTCATCAATAATCGTTTCTTGGCGGTTGGCAACAGTGGCTTCCACCGGATCGGGAATTACCGGAATCGGCAATTTCTTACCGTAAGCGGTTTCGAGAGCTTCAGGAGAAAGAGACTGAATAATTGATAAGTTGAGGGGTTTGTCCTCACTCAAGACTTGGGCATAACCAGCACTTAAATACGGGAGAAATTGATCGTCGCGATTGGCTTTGCCAGCGTCGCGATCGCGCAAATGAGCTTTAAAGAAGGCAACATTCAAGACTTTAAAGTATTCTCGTCCAAATGCTTGGTGCTGACCAATTAAAAAGGGAGGAATGGCTTCAATGCCTTCTGGACTCTGTTCACTGGTAATAAAATGCGTACCCGGATCAAATAACGCTAAATATTTCGGATCTGACTGTAGCCAAACAAAAGGGTGAATCTGCTCAGTTACCGTCGGCGCGACCAAATCGTGACTCCCGGCTGTCATCAATAACGGAATCTTAATTTGACTCATGCCTTCGGGTCCAAAAATCCCACTGCTAAGAGGATGAGCGGCTAAAGCCGCTTTAATTCGCGAGTCCCCTAAATTAAAATTTTCCGGTGGTAAATGTTGACCGCGACACTGCAGATATAGGGCAAAATTTAAAATCACATTATCCTGATGACAGGTTGTGACAAGGCGAGCATAA comes from Cyanobacteria bacterium GSL.Bin1 and encodes:
- a CDS encoding helix-turn-helix domain-containing protein, translating into MKDVIAQNLIRYRKGQCLSQEQLAEQVGINRQAINNYEEAKTL
- a CDS encoding peptidase S10; this translates as MTDSSSSQPDNKDYQPPAGAVSEQVFQDASGAEIPYTVRAEWTVLRKRDQPIAEVFHVAYLARNAKPQERPLTFAFNGGPGAAAAFLHLGAIGPWRAAFNDDGSPPAPPAKLVENPESWLPFTDLVFVDPVGTGFSRTIDQQDQGTSKDKSPEKSTSQSDSDSENKEFYALQRDLDSLAEMMQRFLSQNNRWQSPIFIVGESYGGFRVARLTKLLQESYGIGLNGAILVSPALEFQSLDPSDYDLLAWLDTFPAMAAAAAFHKVSRKFAADTPRDEVISEAVQFANNDLVRLLIQGTAMPEAERKSLLQVMADMLGLPPDLISTAQGRITQSVFVRHLLRDRRQVCGLYDATITATDPYPDRECFEGPDPTLFGIQRIFNGAANSLLREILGVKTERPYYLLSLDINRTWKVDSERHALESQIGATDELRYGLALNPHLKVYIAHGYYDLVTPFQASNRIVQHMKLNQQMAANLQVRHYGGGHMFYIWSNSRTEFAQDMQKFYTAAISD
- a CDS encoding alpha/beta fold hydrolase; the protein is MTMVGIVTECITARPSLSAETVRFSVLGPLTFSFSLDALKVYAETGELTGDLKILARFVDDEMMANLRQGLQRPLALDAVQAYKLTHSPLGRDVLEEVGKVIRYTPHRNGFYGLRAAIVGAADQANAEGWTILDAIEEFPTRRIEIDVQDLLQLKQLLNVYLAYNQSSVAAIEKNAQAEALPWADFDFSQLPDLSQPGEYDIREETITVTNPALRQTDQGLSVNYEFPVDVYLPQNLGDPAPVVIISHGFGAVKENFVYIAEHLASHGFAVFVPDHIGSNLSYRETYLSGRLSTLLSPVEFLNRPQEISFLIDQLEAADGKWSDLLNLEQIGVMGDSLGATTVLSLAGAEINYARLVTTCHQDNVILNFALYLQCRGQHLPPENFNLGDSRIKAALAAHPLSSGIFGPEGMSQIKIPLLMTAGSHDLVAPTVTEQIHPFVWLQSDPKYLALFDPGTHFITSEQSPEGIEAIPPFLIGQHQAFGREYFKVLNVAFFKAHLRDRDAGKANRDDQFLPYLSAGYAQVLSEDKPLNLSIIQSLSPEALETAYGKKLPIPVIPDPVEATVANRQETIIDEIQRTKVLTVAMRRDVPLFGYINRQKQWRGYCTDLAVALQNHLSSQIGANLRIELAELPSTLDNRFSLVQNGTVHLECGPNTIRQDIEGITFSNPILTTGTRLFSQRDRADEINPSFTLENLQIGVLEKTTTAEFMENTYPQANLVYFKGVQGQTEAINAVVEGEIDAFANDSLLTLGEIVQQDLSIQDYQLQPKQPLTCDFYGLILPNDDPQWLATINRFISEPSVRQVREEWFQEAIPIAFNDLEYCLNR